One part of the Quercus lobata isolate SW786 chromosome 7, ValleyOak3.0 Primary Assembly, whole genome shotgun sequence genome encodes these proteins:
- the LOC115951864 gene encoding putative disease resistance protein RGA1, with amino-acid sequence MGATSCYALRGLPKEKAWSLFVKIAFERGQEPKNKALVAIGEKIVEDCDGLPLAIRTIGSILYPNTSEKKWQSFLDNELSKIDHKINVYTLINLWAAQGFIVLVGPKQCFEDVGRKYFMELLWRSFFQDVENDELGNIESCKMHDLMHNLVGLVSGLECAILNSSKENDIEKLRHVSFNLVDLSMQFSIPMLNGRKIHTVLVSSVGGNLGNLTRDALISNFKYLRTLDLSYLGLHVGPRSNGKLKHLRYLDLSRNYEIKNLPNSITKMLNLQTLILRNCDSLRELPKGIKKLVNLWFLDITNCRQLINMHTITKIIAYKELTYMPLEIGHHTYLETILPFVVVRKESSGASNCGSDKKKKAKSNGGLSDLKGLRNLGGNLRIEKLGHGKDEVQECNDTNLKDKQHLQELILWWDLWNGESKGYDEMLEGLYPHPNLKALELWYYVGVRIPSWVSPLTNLVKFELNQNRRLQHIPSLNQLSFLKSISLWGMDALEYISDEDSIRDPRPLAIQTQEAGLHLNYHAPLRAKTSSGKFPLAASDSSLSNRLLGTCATVTASLSTDLQNLKLWASTELTRASTRLLSFWLLLHAPVTSHAPASGRKLLLMSSDVTE; translated from the exons ATGGGGGCAACTTCATGTTATGCTCTAAGAGGCCTACCTAAAGAAAAGGCTTGGAGTTTGTTTGTAAAAATTGCATTTGAACGAGGtcaagaaccaaaaaataagGCCTTAGTAGCAATAGGAGAAAAGATTGTTGAAGATTGTGATGGATTGCCTCTCGCTATAAGAACAATAGGAAGCATATTGTACCCTAATACTTCTGAGAAAAAGTGGCAATCCTTCTTAGATAATGAACTCTCAAAAATAG ATCATAAGATTAATGTATATACACTTATTAATCTTTGGGCAGCACAAGGATTTATTGTGTTAGTAGGTCCAAAGCAGTGTTTTGAGGATGTtggtagaaaatattttatggaattaCTTTGGAGGTCATTTTTCCAAGATGTAGAAAATGATGAATTAGGCAATATAGAATCGTGTAAGATGCATGATCTCATGCATAATCTTGTAGGTCTTGTGTCTGGATTGGAATGTGCCATATTAAATTCAAGTAAGGAAAATGATATTGAAAAATTACGTCATGTTTCATTTAATCTTGTAGATTTATCAATGCAATTTTCAATACCCATGCTTAATGGAAGGAAGATACACACAGTTCTAGTATCTAGTGTAGGTGGGAACTTGGGTAACTTAACTCGTGATGCactcatttcaaattttaagtatTTACGCACATTGGATTTGAGTTATCTAGGACTACATGTAGGGCCGCGTTCAAATGGGAAATTGAAGCATTTAAGATACCTTGATCTTTctagaaattatgaaattaaaaatcTCCCTAATTCCATTACTAAGATGCTGAATTTGCAGACACTAATACTACGAAATTGTGATTCGCTTAGAGAATTACCCAAGGGCATTAAAAAGTTGGTCAATCTCTGGTTTCTAGATATTACAAATTGCagacaattaattaatatgcacacaatcacaaaaattaTAGCTTACAAGGAATTGACATATATGCCCCTTGAAATTGGACACCATACTTATCTTGAGACAATACTACCATTCGTTGTTGTGAGAAAGGAAAGTTCTGGGGCTAGCAATTGTGGTTcggataagaaaaaaaaggccaagTCCAATGGTGGGCTAAGTGACTTGAAGGGACTACGCAACTTGGGAGGAAACTTAAGAATTGAAAAGTTGGGACATGGAAAAGATGAGGTTCAGGAATGTAATGATACAAATTTAAAGGATAAACAACATCTTCAAGAACTTATATTATGGTGGGATTTGTGGAATGGAGAAAGCAAAGGTTATGATGAAATGTTGGAAGGGCTCTACCCACATCCAAATCTTAAAGCTTTGGAATTGTGGTATTATGTGGGTGTGAGAATTCCAAGTTGGGTCTCTCCTCTCACTAATCTTGTTAAGTTTGAATTAAATCAAAATAGGAGATTGCAGCACATCCCATCGTTAAATCAACTCTCTTTTCTCAAGTCTATCTCTCTTTGGGGAATGGATGCACTTGAATACATATCAGATGAAGACAGT ATACGTGATCCACGGCCCCTCGCGATCCAAACCCAGGAAGCTGGTCTCCACCTGAATTATCACGCGCCCCTACGCGCCAAAACGAGCTCCGGAAAATTCCCACTCGCCGCCTCAGATTCATCACTTTCAAATCGTCTTCTTGGTACATGCGCCACAGTGACGGCCTCCTTGTCCACCGATCTACAGAACCTGAAATTATGGGCCTCAACCGAGCTTACACGTGCCTCCACGCGCCTCCTAAGTTTCTGGCTTCTCCTCCACGCGCCGGTGACATCGCACGCTCCTGCCAGTGGTAGAAAACTATTGCTAATGTCATCTGACGTCACCGAATGA
- the LOC115951865 gene encoding uncharacterized protein LOC115951865 gives MPQIESYNGVKDPLDPLETFKTLMHLQGLPDEIMCKAFPTTLKGPARVWFSRLTPNSINTFKELSAQFTSHFIGGHRYKRSTACLMSIKQREDETLRAYITRFNKETLSINEVDDKILVASFTSRLRKDKFLFSLYKNDPKTMTNVLYRATKYMNAEDALLAREEKPKKRERQEDTRQDRGRKVARTGDQRDEKRSRPPTGRFTNFTPLTAPIDQVLMQIKNEGALTFLGKLKGDPNKRPRDKYCRFHRDHGHDTANCYDLKQQIEALIMQGKLQRFVSRERIDTPEEQAPQRENERPRLPMTYE, from the coding sequence ATGCCCCAGATCGAAAGTTACAacggggtcaaggaccccctCGATCctctagagaccttcaagaccctgatgcatcTTCAGGGGTTACCAGACGAGATCATGTGTAAGGCATTCCCGACCACACTGAAGGGGCCTGCAAGGGTTTGGTTCAGTAGGTTGACACCAAACTCCATCAATACTTTCAAGGAGTTGAGCGCCCAGTTCACCTCACACTTCATAGGCGGACATCGATACAAAAGGTCCACCGCGTGCTTAATGAGCATCAAGCAGCGAGAAGACGAGACGTTGCGGGCCTACATAACTCGTTTCAATAAAGAAACCCTTTCGATTAACGAAGTTGATGATAAAATACTCGTAGCCTCGTTTACTAGCAGGCTACGGAAGGATAAGTTCTTGTTTTCCTTGTACAAGAATGACCCAAAGACCATGACGAACGTTCTCTACAGGGCtaccaagtacatgaatgcagaagatgcattGCTGGCTCGCGAGGAAAAGCCTAAGAAGAGGGAGAGGCAGGAGGACACGCGTCAAGATAGGGGGCGAAAGGTCGCTAGAACCGGGGATCAACGTGATGAAAAGCGCTCCAGACCCCCCACTGGAAGATTCACCAATTTCACCCCATTAACCGCCCCAATCGACCAAGTATTGATGCAAATCAAAAATGAAGGAGCATTGACTTTCCTTGGAAAGTTGAAGGGAGACCCCAACAAAAGACCAAGAGACAAGTATTGTCGCTTTCACCGGGACCACGGGCACGACACAGCCAACTGCTATGACCTGAAacagcagattgaggccctaATCATGCAGGGGAAGCTACAGAGGTTCGTCAGCAGGGAAAGAATTGATACACCGGAGGAACAAGCCCCACAACGGGAGAACGAGCGCCCTAGATTACCCATGACATACGAATGA
- the LOC115951866 gene encoding uncharacterized protein LOC115951866 has translation MPRIDNLVINFSEDDARRLHHPHDDALVVSLQIGDYNMHRVLVDNGSSADILYYPAFQQMRIDRERLSPTNAPFMGFRGTKVFPLGAITLAVTVGDYPQQITKEITFLVVNCSSAYNVILGRPTLNSRKAVTSTYHFMIKFPTEYGVGELRGNQVAARECYISMLEMEDQQQTMCIGKQRALAEPVEELEEVRLDDTQPERMTKIGTLASWPVRQTITTFLRNNQDVFARSHEDMPGIDPSVMVYRLNVSPSFPPFRQKKRVFAQEWDKAIAEEVWKLLGAGFIREVSYPDWLANVVMVKKANENWRMCVDFTDLNKACPKDSYPLPRIDTLVDSIARHQLLSFMDAFSGYNQIRIDESDQEKTFFVTS, from the coding sequence ATGCCGCGAATAGATAACCTCGTCATAAACTTTTCAGAGGATGACGCTCGGAGACTTCACCATCCTCATGACGACGCGCTAGTGGTCAGCCTGCAAATAGGGGATTATAATATGCACCGGGTCCTCGTCGACAACGGTAGCTCAGCAGACATCCTGTACTATCCagcattccagcagatgaggattgacagggaACGGTTGTCCCCAACGAACGCCCCATTCATGGGATTTAGGGGTACAAAGGTGTTCCCTTTAGGCGCAATAACACTAGCTGTGACGGTGGGTGACTATCCTCAGCAGATCACTAAGGAGATAACGTTTCTCGTAGTCAActgctcgtccgcctacaacGTCATCCTCGGGCGACCCACTCTCAATTCCCGGAAGGCGGTAACTTCAACATACCACTTTATGATCAAATTCCCGACGGAATATGGGGTGGGAGAACTGCGGGGAAATCAAGTAGCAGCACGAGAATGCTATATTTCCATGTTAGAGATGGAGGATCAGCAGCAGACGATGTGTATCGGGAAGCAACGAGCATTAGCAGAGCCAGTTGAAGAGCTAGAAGAAGTAAGACTTGACGACACACAGCCGGAACGAATGACTAAAATTGGCACACTAGCCAGTTGGCCAGTACGCCAGACGATCACGACTTTCCTAAGAAATAACCAAGACGTCTTCGCCAGgagtcatgaagacatgccaggaatcgacCCCTCGGTCATGGTCTACAGGCTAAATGTGTCGCCCTCCTTCCCTCCATTCCGGCAAAAGAAACGGGTCTTCGCCCAGGAGTGGGACAAGGCCATAGCCGAGGAGGTTTGGAAGTTACTGGGGGCAGGTTTCATCCGGGAAGTATCCTATCCCGACTGGTTGGCGAACGTCGTTATGGTTAAAAAGGCCAACGAAAActggaggatgtgcgtagatttcacagacctcaacaaggcttgccccaaaGACAGCTACCCGCTCCCACGGATAGATACCCTGGTGGATTCGATTGCAAGACACCAGCtcctaagcttcatggacgctttctctgGCTACAACCAGATCAGGATAGACGAATctgatcaagagaagaccttTTTCGTCACAAGCTAG